In the genome of Coraliomargarita algicola, one region contains:
- a CDS encoding sugar-binding protein, translating into MYIINRSILSVSILIVNYAFMPLGYGIGTGHNDNPPLPVIEPYLDNNKVVAAEPTLSTYVLHNYHEDNTNSTFGVYRAGNKEVRVMTLKKRPSDLGIYIFINDTDVGLIKLWGSNENGSGYPYQSIPGKPAQLEFDVEQGLSTLSKYYLDSNGVEKEFTCTLSILDDGRIAIDYDDAAPWLLLVDEYRDTSIAFEEETLSLVPRSDLIEKTQVDHKDSHSGQFTYNVDEPTKSYSIDFQNLSGRISERVVVNAKSKAESYFLAYHAQPSGTKKRIYIDFGEVSADRENAPPAIGGIDFWKLDAMHVPVSPTRNIMPNPSFEQGLRYWSWATYRGASYNPADKNQTEVVDGGLFGSKALLFRQPKGTANSTSFPMALDQGAMYTLSFYAKAQKNAGSFSIFPINAAKGGTMPNWYPKDASYSVTNEWQRFSKTFIADDKGIFLVLRGGSGDAILLDGLQLEKGEEPSEFVSAPIEGYLTTSNPDNDLVKGSPIEAQMRLTGTPGTSGQVVITAKNAFRETVHKGTYTMHIGEDGIQNIPLIFDAKRFGEGIFVVQAEYQVGEHPPYYDYYRLSIMTPLENTHATKNLFSATAAGPDFFRIWRAEDGARKYREWGFGSVVKQIPIKTDSSDPAEIAELEMMQKNRIQNLFTGIYKLKKQYGMGAYYKDWKAITPEVEKQIEEDAYNMVKGAQLDTYQYFGFGNEEELGYLISNKLFDEYVKAQHATYRGVKRANPNALVAPTSGPSGYNILRGYDEMEGYLKAAEKAGFRYDAIAIHPYLNGNKGWLTNNDRDTETARLIEQMKRHGYGKDVPILYNEGGNICHMNVPQWATETNDGYHSGKLSYDFSNKEIMQAATYARQFIIDLKYWPQVQQSNIWTSPVYFDQYLTPLLLAKAVNTLGHHMGYVEFQEDIKPYAGIRGYAFKLEDGSGLAPIWCVDAAIEQGYKKGPEIRVKFTQEVSFIDMMGNQRAAQPDPDGYTTLPLTPMPLLIKAQDVDALADSLLHCQLADAQSMIATVIAPDNDGSHTITVENQTSLPQAGKIKIDGHEIPYELAGNAKQSYRVDNSSMGNQSGTLYEYATQYSIVPEKGDVFTKDWEMDYFYVPYSATTPDWDAIPAIPLPSKYNPIRLKRVIDEETGRQRDIKVKTDDKGALDVSAKFKMAWDENQLYIRVEVTDDHYVRYPEVWEIATAAKALYKHDGSLEVYFDCGANGRINLNNSYDTDDYRFDFSVNPDYQNGRGMVYRLQQVDHQLAGGVDMPSKDEAADNVGCEFQFTETGYTYTLTFQQRYIEPLWLQEGVIAGFSLFVHDRDNPDDRLDSKGLSLSTKDGEHPQGQAKLWPLMILKK; encoded by the coding sequence ATGTACATAATCAATCGAAGTATCCTATCGGTATCCATCCTCATAGTTAACTATGCATTCATGCCCCTCGGATATGGCATAGGAACAGGCCACAACGACAATCCTCCCCTGCCTGTCATTGAACCTTATCTCGACAACAACAAAGTAGTTGCGGCCGAGCCAACGCTGAGCACTTATGTGCTGCACAATTATCACGAAGACAACACCAATTCAACCTTCGGTGTTTATCGCGCAGGCAATAAAGAGGTGCGAGTGATGACTCTGAAAAAGCGTCCTTCAGATCTGGGTATTTACATTTTCATTAATGATACCGATGTCGGTTTAATTAAACTTTGGGGAAGTAACGAAAACGGCTCTGGCTACCCCTACCAAAGCATTCCAGGAAAACCTGCGCAGCTTGAGTTCGATGTAGAACAGGGGCTTTCAACATTATCGAAATATTATCTCGATTCAAATGGTGTTGAAAAAGAGTTCACCTGCACACTCTCAATACTCGATGATGGTCGCATTGCGATTGACTATGACGACGCAGCTCCATGGCTACTTCTGGTCGATGAATATCGAGACACAAGCATCGCCTTTGAAGAAGAGACACTCTCCCTAGTTCCTCGATCCGATTTGATCGAAAAGACTCAGGTGGATCATAAGGACAGTCATTCAGGTCAATTTACGTACAATGTCGATGAGCCGACAAAGAGCTACTCGATTGATTTTCAAAACCTATCAGGACGGATTTCTGAACGGGTTGTAGTGAACGCCAAAAGCAAAGCGGAGAGCTACTTCCTCGCCTACCATGCTCAACCCAGTGGAACGAAGAAGCGCATCTATATCGATTTTGGGGAAGTTTCAGCCGATCGCGAAAACGCCCCACCTGCGATAGGCGGCATCGATTTCTGGAAACTGGACGCCATGCACGTGCCGGTATCCCCGACCCGTAACATTATGCCGAACCCAAGTTTCGAACAGGGCTTACGCTATTGGAGCTGGGCCACTTACCGGGGCGCATCCTATAATCCTGCGGACAAAAATCAGACTGAAGTCGTGGACGGCGGTTTATTTGGCTCCAAGGCACTGCTCTTTCGTCAGCCTAAAGGCACCGCCAATAGCACAAGCTTTCCCATGGCTCTGGATCAGGGAGCGATGTATACCTTGAGCTTTTATGCTAAAGCCCAAAAGAATGCAGGGTCCTTCAGCATCTTTCCTATCAATGCGGCCAAAGGTGGCACGATGCCCAATTGGTATCCTAAAGATGCTAGCTACTCCGTAACAAATGAGTGGCAACGTTTTTCAAAAACGTTCATTGCCGATGACAAAGGAATATTTCTCGTGCTTCGTGGTGGCTCTGGAGATGCGATTCTACTAGACGGCTTGCAGCTGGAAAAAGGTGAAGAGCCCAGCGAGTTTGTTAGCGCACCGATCGAGGGGTATTTAACTACATCGAATCCAGACAATGACCTCGTCAAAGGCAGTCCGATTGAGGCGCAGATGCGTCTCACAGGAACGCCTGGCACCAGCGGACAGGTCGTGATCACTGCCAAGAATGCATTCCGCGAGACGGTACACAAAGGCACATACACGATGCATATCGGTGAAGACGGCATTCAAAATATCCCTCTCATTTTTGACGCAAAACGTTTCGGCGAAGGTATCTTTGTTGTCCAAGCAGAATATCAGGTCGGGGAACATCCGCCCTACTATGATTACTATCGTCTCTCCATTATGACGCCGCTGGAGAATACCCATGCAACTAAGAATCTCTTTTCAGCCACGGCCGCAGGGCCAGACTTTTTCCGAATTTGGCGCGCAGAAGACGGTGCACGTAAATACCGGGAATGGGGATTTGGATCTGTCGTAAAGCAAATTCCGATCAAAACAGACAGCAGTGACCCAGCTGAAATAGCTGAGCTTGAAATGATGCAGAAGAACCGAATCCAAAACCTGTTCACTGGTATCTATAAACTAAAGAAGCAATACGGCATGGGCGCCTACTACAAGGACTGGAAGGCAATTACACCGGAAGTCGAAAAGCAGATCGAAGAAGATGCCTATAATATGGTCAAGGGTGCACAGCTGGACACCTATCAATACTTCGGATTCGGTAACGAAGAGGAGCTCGGCTACCTCATCAGTAACAAGCTATTTGATGAATACGTCAAAGCCCAACATGCCACTTACCGTGGCGTGAAACGCGCCAATCCGAATGCCCTGGTCGCTCCCACTTCGGGCCCCTCAGGCTATAACATTTTACGTGGATACGATGAAATGGAAGGCTACCTAAAGGCAGCCGAGAAAGCTGGATTCCGATATGATGCGATCGCCATTCATCCCTACTTAAATGGCAACAAAGGCTGGTTGACCAATAACGACCGTGATACAGAAACGGCACGACTGATCGAGCAGATGAAAAGACATGGCTATGGCAAGGATGTGCCCATTCTCTACAATGAAGGGGGCAACATATGCCACATGAACGTGCCACAATGGGCCACGGAAACTAACGACGGCTATCACAGCGGAAAGCTGTCCTATGACTTCAGTAATAAAGAAATCATGCAGGCAGCGACCTACGCCAGACAGTTCATCATTGATCTAAAATACTGGCCGCAGGTGCAACAGTCCAACATTTGGACCTCCCCCGTTTACTTTGACCAATATCTCACGCCACTATTGCTGGCCAAAGCGGTCAATACTCTGGGCCATCACATGGGCTATGTTGAGTTTCAAGAGGACATCAAGCCGTATGCAGGCATCCGTGGCTATGCCTTCAAGCTCGAAGACGGAAGCGGACTCGCACCGATTTGGTGCGTCGATGCCGCTATAGAACAAGGCTATAAGAAAGGACCGGAAATACGGGTCAAGTTCACTCAGGAGGTCAGCTTTATCGACATGATGGGGAACCAACGAGCCGCCCAGCCAGATCCAGATGGCTATACCACTCTCCCGCTCACTCCAATGCCTCTATTGATCAAAGCCCAAGATGTGGATGCACTCGCCGACTCCCTCTTGCACTGTCAGTTGGCTGATGCCCAAAGTATGATTGCCACCGTGATTGCCCCGGATAATGACGGGAGTCACACGATCACGGTCGAGAACCAGACCAGCCTGCCGCAAGCGGGCAAGATCAAGATCGACGGCCACGAAATCCCCTACGAACTCGCTGGCAATGCAAAGCAAAGCTATCGCGTCGACAACAGTTCTATGGGCAACCAGTCTGGAACGCTCTATGAGTATGCAACGCAGTACTCGATTGTCCCAGAAAAGGGTGATGTGTTTACCAAGGATTGGGAGATGGATTATTTTTATGTCCCCTACTCAGCAACCACACCCGACTGGGACGCCATTCCAGCCATCCCGCTACCATCCAAATATAATCCAATTCGCCTCAAAAGAGTGATCGACGAAGAAACGGGGCGGCAAAGAGACATCAAAGTAAAAACCGATGACAAGGGTGCGCTTGATGTATCAGCAAAATTCAAGATGGCCTGGGATGAAAACCAGCTCTATATCCGGGTCGAAGTCACGGATGATCACTATGTTCGCTACCCTGAAGTCTGGGAGATCGCCACTGCAGCTAAAGCACTATATAAACATGATGGTAGCCTTGAGGTGTATTTTGACTGTGGTGCCAATGGCCGCATCAACTTAAACAATAGTTATGATACTGACGACTACCGCTTTGATTTTTCAGTCAACCCGGATTACCAAAATGGTCGCGGCATGGTCTATCGTTTGCAGCAAGTCGATCATCAACTAGCAGGCGGCGTGGACATGCCCAGCAAAGACGAAGCGGCCGACAATGTAGGCTGTGAGTTTCAATTCACCGAGACCGGCTATACTTACACCCTGACCTTCCAACAGCGCTATATCGAGCCTTTGTGGCTACAAGAAGGCGTGATCGCTGGCTTCAGTCTCTTCGTGCATGATCGTGATAATCCAGACGATCGTCTGGATAGCAAGGGCCTCAGCCTCTCGACGAAAGATGGGGAACACCCACAAGGTCAAGCCAAGCTGTGGCCATTGATGATCCTCAAAAAATAA
- a CDS encoding PEP-CTERM sorting domain-containing protein (PEP-CTERM proteins occur, often in large numbers, in the proteomes of bacteria that also encode an exosortase, a predicted intramembrane cysteine proteinase. The presence of a PEP-CTERM domain at a protein's C-terminus predicts cleavage within the sorting domain, followed by covalent anchoring to some some component of the (usually Gram-negative) cell surface. Many PEP-CTERM proteins exhibit an unusual sequence composition that includes large numbers of potential glycosylation sites. Expression of one such protein has been shown restore the ability of a bacterium to form floc, a type of biofilm.), giving the protein MSADIKVTANSNSAGISQKSYIGLSGTGAVEFSGDIILENSSNVNIHVAAVHLSAEAGGVSTFSGVIQEQYGPTDKYATVVIDGGGKVVLTGDNTYAGGTTVSNSSTLLVNNTSGSGTGFGALTVESGSTLGGFGTIATVGANAVTAESGSVIAPGASIGTLVFDGGATTGTVLAADSGSVFNFELDASGGTPDQIHFLNYEFGDLVLADNTINVSLSGSESAGEYTVSLFKFFSDSGSTMVGSGLTSGLVLNLGEGIDSGLLDFNSGTGSIDLTYTIVPEPSMFALVCGVFSATLLMRRRR; this is encoded by the coding sequence GTGAGTGCTGATATTAAGGTTACTGCGAATTCTAACTCAGCTGGTATCAGTCAAAAATCCTATATTGGTCTAAGCGGAACGGGTGCTGTTGAGTTCTCTGGAGATATTATTTTAGAGAATAGCAGTAACGTGAATATTCATGTCGCTGCGGTGCATTTGTCTGCAGAAGCTGGAGGTGTCAGTACCTTTAGTGGCGTGATTCAAGAGCAATATGGCCCGACGGATAAGTATGCCACCGTGGTGATTGATGGTGGCGGTAAAGTTGTCCTCACAGGTGATAATACTTATGCCGGTGGCACCACGGTCTCGAACAGTAGCACCTTATTGGTGAATAATACTAGCGGCTCAGGGACTGGCTTCGGGGCCCTTACAGTTGAGTCGGGGAGCACTCTGGGCGGTTTCGGAACCATTGCCACGGTGGGGGCCAATGCGGTGACTGCCGAGAGCGGTTCTGTCATCGCGCCCGGAGCCAGTATTGGAACACTGGTATTTGACGGCGGCGCGACCACGGGAACCGTATTGGCTGCGGATTCGGGATCAGTTTTCAACTTCGAGTTGGATGCCTCGGGTGGCACGCCCGACCAGATTCACTTTTTGAACTATGAGTTCGGCGATCTCGTGTTGGCTGATAACACAATTAACGTGAGCTTGAGTGGTTCAGAGAGCGCAGGTGAATACACGGTCAGTCTTTTCAAGTTCTTTAGTGATTCGGGGAGCACGATGGTCGGCAGCGGTTTGACCAGTGGCTTAGTGTTAAATCTGGGAGAGGGCATCGACTCTGGGTTGCTGGACTTTAACAGCGGCACAGGCTCGATTGATTTAACTTACACGATCGTCCCCGAACCAAGCATGTTTGCCTTGGTCTGCGGTGTCTTTTCTGCGACTTTATTGATGCGTCGCCGTCGCTAG